The genomic stretch TAACCACTGAAAGATTAGATTTTTCGTTATTTATAGCGTCTCCTCTGGATAATTTACCTCGAATTGCCTCCAAAATGGCGTCTTTGAGAAAGGGGATCACTTTGACGCGAACTCCGTTGCGACGGAGAGCGCCGAGAGTTCCGCCTCCTCCTCCAACTGAGCTGGCAGGTTGAGATCTATGAAACCGTCGTTGACCGCGAAGGGATAgtgcggcggtggcggcggcggcggcagcggcgcagGGCGAGCAGGGGTGGTGGTGGAAAAATGGGATCTTTTGTGCCCGCCGAGAGCCTGGCCGGAGGAGAAGACCCTGTAGCAGTATGGGCACTCGAATACCTTGGGATCGCGATCGGCGGCATTGGCATCAGAGGGATCCTTGCCGCGGTTTCGGATCCCGGCGATCGGAAAGCATTCTACCCCCACCCTCTTGTGGCTCGCGCGGTGGCCGCCGAGAGCTTGATACGATCGGAAGTATTTCTTGCACGTACCGCACTGGTACCTCGTCCTCTTCCGCCACGATCTAGCGGTGGCCTGCGGctgcgtctcctcctcctcctcctcgtaatAGAGTTCGTCCTCGTTGGCGTTGTCACAGCCGTTGGATTGGCGTGCTTCTGCTTCGCACCTGGACCAGGCGTCGCGGGAGAGCAGCATGAGGCAGCGGGCGACGTCCTCGTCGGGGGATGCGTCAGAGACGGAGCTGAGTGGCTCGGCGTCGGCGGACGGATCCTCTAGGCGGCGAGGGCGGGTGAGCCGCCGTCGGAAGGACGTCTCCGTGTCGCTCTCTCCGTCCTGGACGACAGGAAAAGCTCCGCTGCCGGCTCCCTTCGCTGTGGCGATGGAAGAGGAGAACTCCGGATCGACAAGGCCGGATCTTCTCCTGGATTTCTCGCGGAGGCCGTACGTCGTCGCCGGCGCCACACTGTCCTCATCCGCCGCCGGGAAGGAGGACGAGGATGCGCACGGAGAAGGGAGGTGCTGCTGGGCCTTCATGGGACGAGGGGCAGGGGCGACGTGGGAGCGCATGTGGCCGCCGAGGGCGCGGCCATTGGAGAAGCGGCGGTGGCAGAGCTTGCATCTGTGCCTCTCCATGGCTTCAGAACTGGGATCTTTGGTTCTCCAAGCCTCGGAGCTTGCACTCTCTGCTACTGTTCCATCACTTCTCGTCTTCTCCTCTCCAGCTTTAATTCGGTTTCAGGAACTAAAGAAAGAAAGAGGGCAGTGACAGTCGTCATTCCTCTCACTCTAATtccaacaagagagagagagagcgagagcgagagaggaGGTACAGATGGAGATCACAAGGTTAATAGTCCAAAAGGAAGGCAATTAACCGAAGCCATAAAGGAGCAGATACTGTATCGACTAATGACATTAGTACTCAGTCCGAGGCTCCATTTAATTTTGGACCGGGCCAAAAAATTAAGATGCCGGTCCGTTTTCGATCTTTCGACCTCTCTCTCAGGACTTTTGTTTTAGACCGGCCCAACAAGTAAGAATCCGGTCCGGTTCGCGTTCTTTTGGCATCTGTCGCTCGCTCGATCGCGCCGCGCCCGGGTTCGGTGACACTTCTGGTCGCTTTGTTTCCCCTCGTTTCCTGCGAAATAGGCATGGCGGCGATCGCCGACTCTGGCAGCGGCTCCGACACCGCGATTGCGAGATCGCCAGCGAAGGGAGCGGGTGGCCTAGCCGGGGAGACGCGGTGGGTCGAGGACGCCCTCCGTGGAGCTGAGGATCTCAAGCAAACGGTCACCGCCGCCGCTGAATCCGCCTTCCAGGCCGCTGGATCCTCCGCTGAGGATCTCAAGAGATCCGTCACCGCTGCCGCAGACTCGGCTTTCCAGTCCGTCGGCTCCGTCCTGTCGCGGATCGTCTCGGACTCGTCGGAAAGCCTCGAGGAAGCCAAAGTACGTCTAGGTTATCCACCATTTGTGCCTCCTTTTCCTTCCGGTCTGCTTCTTCTTCATTGATGTTGAATCCGCGAATTTTAGGTTAAGATAGCATGGGCAAAGGATCACTATGCGGCTGCCGAAGAAGTGGCACTGGCAAAGATGAAAGGCGTGATTTTATCCCGTCCTACTGCTTATCTTTTTACGTTTCTACTATGAGTTGTGATGTTTGTATAGGTTCCCCTGTTATTGTTTACAGACGGGATTGTCGATGCGGCACTACATCCAGCCTTGTCTTGTGGAATTGCTGCTGGCTTGGGACTTGTCCTTTTAAAAGGTAGGTTTTGATCTTTTCGATCTAGATTTTATGTCCCTTTTATGATAGTGCTATTGATTTATGGACAATGGCAGTATTAGAATATATGGTGTTGCTTGACCATGAATAAGTGAAATGGAGAAAATTTATCGCCATTTCCTTCATAAATTATCTTTCTCCATTTTTTTTTGCAATAATTGAGAAATACTTGAGGACTAGATATGTTTTGGAATCACGCTAGCACatggtgatttttttttaatgctgaTTTGAATCAAGACTAACACGTCTTCTCGTCGTTCCAATTTCTAGGACCTAGACGTTTTCTGATCCGCAATACTAGGCGTATTTTTGTGAGCGAAGAGGTTGGTTGCTCTGTTATGTTTATTTCAGACTTAATAGCTGCATTTACCCTTTTGCATTACATTCTATTAAAATCATTCATAAGCTTTGTTAGAAAAGTTTCTTTTGCTTGGCCTTAAATTTTGTGTTCTTTGCAAATGTTATAAAAGCGGCAGTTGATTGCTTGACAATTTCCATTATGACGGAACAAATTCAAATAATTGATTAAACGTTTGGCTCATGGAACTACAAGAGTTACTCAAAGTCAATTGCTAAGCTGTATTTTTTACACTGGCATTCAAGTGCATATGAAGGGCATATCACTCATGATGGTTTATTCATGCATTATTGATAACCTGCTAGTTCAAGCACAAACTAAGGGCCATCCTAGGGCATCGGACTTCTGTTGATATGTTGTTTAAGGAGGATAAAGTGTGTTTCATGAATTGAACATGTGATGAATGAAATTGGGGCAAACTTACTGTGATAGCAAGGTTCACCAATTTAATTACTTAAATGGCTGTCTTAGGAATCTTTATCATTCAACTCTTCTTGGTTGTTTGCCAAGATATTTTCTATGCAGGAGCTTTTACTGCATTGAGATTTCTGTAGACACAAACATCAGTTGGTGCTTTTTGAGGAGTCCTTAAGGcgagctatttattgttcattttctaaagaaaaaaactccttgatatagttggattctttTGTGCCACTCTCTGAACAGATGCTTAGCTGCTTGAAATAAGATGGaagaaaattaattgatgaagtatGTCTGCTTCACGCCCCTATTGTCTCCTCTATGATTTTCTTATTGTCTCATTCTTTCTGTATCTTTTTTGTTGTATTTATACTATTTATTTCTTTGCAAAAGTATACCTTTGCTGTTCCTTATTAATGTTCAATTTCCCCTAAACTAACTGGAGGAGGCAACCCTTTGGTCACATGTAATCCTTTCAGCAATTAGGTTGTACCAACATGGTATTTTTACTGGGTGGGATAATAGATAAGAATTTGAAGGAAATAGAATTCTGAAGTGCATTATCCTTCTAGGAAATTAATGAAAACCAATTATATATGTAGTTTGCGATGTGTTGCATTAAAGTAACATTAACACTTGTCATATTATAAAGATTCAACATTCTTTCATCTTGGAGCTCCTTGGAAAAGCACCAGATAAATTTTTGTTTTCAACAAAACATCTGATCAAGTTATGTCCAGCTGCATTTAACATTTGATAGTGCTAGTGACTTCATGATTGCAAAATTGTTGTACAGGCTTAGCATAAAAAAGATGTGTACAACTTACTTTTAAAGCATGTTTTGTACTTCCATTTCTATAATTTAGTTTGATGTATTCTATAAATGGATGAAAGTATGATATAATTCCCCAAAAAGTAGGTTTTTATATAGTCTTTGCTCTCAAATGTTTAAGTCAAAGTTGTTTGGTTTTTTTTAGTCTATGCTCTCCAGTGCTCAAGTCAAAGTTAAGGAGCTGCAGCAATCAGTAAATCTTGTGACGAACGAAAGCAAGAAGTTGGAGGTGATTTCTCTTGCACAGCTTGTTGTGACAGGCTCTCTATTTAGCCAATTGGAGCCTCAAAGCCtgccttttttattttcataagcaTACAAGTAATGAGAATTGATGTTTCAGAAATTTGTTCCTATTTAGGATCGGTTCTTCTGGTAGACTTCTGCACTGTTCGATCATAATTTTGCTTTAAATCTTATAGTGGATATATAAATGCTTTCAGATGAAATGCCTGTTTCCAATCAGTTTTGTTGGATACATTTGCACTGATTCACTGAGCATTTCGAGTTAATAGTTGGGATGTttcttcaaaatcattttttagtGTACATCAAAATGTTTGTTGTCACTGTCATTGTTATTATATAATTTGGTTTAATTGTGTGTTAAATTGTATTAAATAGATTTTAAGGGTTCAAATTGTAGAAGTCCATGTTTTTTATTCCTCACTTTGCAAATGTTAGGTTTGGCTCTGATGAACCCACCTTAACACATTTGGAAATGGCCATATGTCTCCACCTTGCACTAGGATTAGTGCAACCGGTTATAGCATGGAAGAGGTACAGACATGTGAGTGCTTAAGAGGAAGTACGTCCTCCTGTCTCCTGCTGATGTCCGCCCGCATCCTCTGTGTTGCTTAAACTCCTTCAAGAGCAGATTCTTCATTTGGTGGGCTATATAGACTATATAGGAAGACTCTCTTCAGCTAAAAGAACTAGCTTGGCATTTCCATTTTTATCCCTTAAGATAATTATGCATACATTATTCTCATTCTTGGCTTGCCTCTTCTCCACTCTCAATGTGCCCCATCTACCTCCTAAGGTTCTTTTTTGTTGGTTCTTATTGATATGCAAATAATGACCCTTTGAAAAATCTCAGTGGGGCTTACTTTTCATGGCATTGTGTTGGAATATTTAGAAAGAAGGAACAAAAACTTTCTTCCTAGTGCTCTTGTGTTTTCCTCTGCCGGCCCCCCTTCTTTCCTTTTCACTCTTCCTTGCCAACTTTTCTTAAAAATGGTTCTATAATTTGGTTGATTTCATCCCATAATGAAATAGAGTAGGCAGGCACAACGTAAAAGGCACACACATATCATTGGTATATACCTCCAGAAACTACATATTTGAACTTTCATTTATTTTCTTGTAGTTGCATTCTTAGCAATTATGCTTGTTGTCAAAATTGCAAAAAGTTGCATCATATCTGATAGTGATATGCCGTGGTTCTCTGTACCAGTAGGTTCTTGGCACTTTATCCTGAACTGATTATTATTTCATGTTATTGACTGGGTGATAAACACTATTTACAACAAATTGTTGTTTATGTACACATAATCTGAATGACTGGTACTTTTATGCTTTGAAATGAGTCAGTCATGAAGATATACTTAGCATTCAATAAACGGACTGGACAATTTTTTCTGCTGCTACTTTGGGTTGGCCCGATAACACCtgtaattaatataaatttttgagcTAAcatgaaatgctagtgatttcagTCTGGAGTGGTTTCCCAATGTGattctcatatatattttttttgaaataatttgAAATTGGAACATTTGAGATTCATAAACTGAACATTCTGTTCCTCATTCAGGATAGGGCTACACGAGCGGTAGAGGATATGAAGAGAGGGCAGAAGAGACTTATGTAAGGCATACAGTTTCTGCCAAGGTTGCTGATTTTCAATTGCAtcacttcttttttctttttggtttaatTTATGGTTATTCTTTGGCAGAGAGGAAGGACATCAAATTCAAAACCAATTAAACTTTGCTGCTGGTATCGAAAGACAAATCATGTGTAAGTGATTCTTATCTTTGCCTCGAGTGGTCAGTCGATTGAACCAACATAACTCTTTACCTATGTACTGATACAAGTTGGCTTCTTGTTTCATCAGCCCTGAAAGGTCGCCTTAATGAACTTCCCAAGGCAGATGCTTCTCGGTACCAGTCACAGGTTTgtactaacgatataaccttgtgGTTCTTCAAGTAGTTATTGAATTGTTTTAGAAAACTTCAACTTGCATTCTACACCGAGTTCTATCACTCGTCAAGTTTGAGAAGTTTACATGAGAGAGGTGATTCATGCAGCCAACTTTGGTCGGTCCAATTAAGTGTTTTCTAATACACTGTTGTAAGATCATGGTGTCAGTCATAGGGAGTCATTCTTATGGGAGTGGCAATCTAAGGTTACATAACTGGGTTAAAGGTTTTCTGGAATAATAAATACCACACCAAGTGCCAGGTGAGATGAACATAGAGATTTCGGCATAAAACACAATTTCACATGCTAGTATAAATTTAATGAAGCAAAATTGGACTTTGACATGTACACTCTGGATCTAGAGAATGGAAGTGCACTGCACACTTACAGACTATTAATAAGCTAAATTTATACATTGACATAAATCGGATTTCTGCAACGGTAACACCGAACACCTTATGACCAACCTTTATTTGAACACCAAAACAGTTGTGCTCGAGTTCCTGTTGAATGTTTCTGATGAGAACTACTTGTATTCTGCATGTAGGTTTCCACCATTTCTTCTCAGATCAAGCAAGAAAAGAAGGCTCTTAATGGTGCCCTATCGAGGATCATCAATCATGGAATACCCATGTGACGTTCCTCTCTCTCCATTtcaattttgtttttttaatgtaTACGAGTGATTTCTTGCACTTCTATTACTACAAGCTGTAGGGGAAAATAATGCTAACTTGTTTCCTTGGAATATGCCATGGCTTACATGCAGcatgatttgatttaattttttttttccttttgaataTTGGTAAAACCATATTTGAATATGTGTTAAATAAGATTAGTCTTCATCGAGGGCATAGCGAAGCCTATCATGAGTTATTTTGTCACCATGACTGCATTATAGACATCTTAGAGATGACCTAAAcaggtggtgatgatgatgatcgaGGGAAAATGCAACAGTTAGCCAAAATAAAATTAATCATATAATACGAGAATGCTGACTTGATGTTTGTATCCTCTGAGATATTATGACAGAACATATTGATGTTAGTCCACTAACTCTCTTTTATAGTCTATTTCGTTCCTAATTGCTTCTCgttagaaaaatattttgtgTAATAAGAAAAATATTCGAAGAATATTTTTCAGGTTTTGCTGACACGATGGAATCGTTGATtaagactcttttttttttatcatcttctGATAATGTAattatcaatattctcatatcacATATCAAACTAATTTTTATTGTAGAATATGCTCTTTACCAAtgataatttttattgataaacatttttgttttgctatttacaaacTAATTTTTTAATATGTCTAACATATTTCTTTATAAAATGAATGGAAATGTCCTCAACTTTCTTCCTATTCTTCTTCTCATGtaaaatgatagaaaaaaaaggtgaaatatgttttgaatgtttATGTAACAGTTTGAAAGATATCATTTTATAGTTCAATCCGTACTAACCTCTAaatgaaatatgaaatatgaaagtattatttagtaaaatcatattttataaaaaaaagaaagaaagaaaaggttgTCAATAGCAATCTCCTAACCTAATAATAGATTAGATTCTAAATCTTGAGAAAAAAAGTGCATTTATCCCTCCCTATACATCCTTCGATGTGCATAAAATAAATTCACTTGAGCAACAATCGGATATAATTGGATACAGATGATCGATCGAGGAGGATTCGAAGGGAATGGTAGAATAAGATGATATGCAGCACCTAAATGACATTTATTTGATGAGATTTCAAACCCATAATGTTTGGTAAGCGGATCTTAtatatcatcaccatcatcaaatgaatattctaattataaaaataatacccaATAATGACTAAATTTGATGTACCTACTTACTACAAAGGATTACAATAATGGCTTTGGATCAATGTTCTAAACCAACAAACTTGTCCATGTCAAAACCCTCCCTAATCTTCAGCCTGGCTGGACATGTGGTGGGATCGAGTCATATAAATTATGTTGGCATCACCTCGATCTGGTTAGTTTTATGTCAAATATGAACTAGCATTAGCATATCTGTCG from Musa acuminata AAA Group cultivar baxijiao chromosome BXJ1-3, Cavendish_Baxijiao_AAA, whole genome shotgun sequence encodes the following:
- the LOC103973102 gene encoding zinc finger protein ZAT1-like — translated: MERHRCKLCHRRFSNGRALGGHMRSHVAPAPRPMKAQQHLPSPCASSSSFPAADEDSVAPATTYGLREKSRRRSGLVDPEFSSSIATAKGAGSGAFPVVQDGESDTETSFRRRLTRPRRLEDPSADAEPLSSVSDASPDEDVARCLMLLSRDAWSRCEAEARQSNGCDNANEDELYYEEEEEETQPQATARSWRKRTRYQCGTCKKYFRSYQALGGHRASHKRVGVECFPIAGIRNRGKDPSDANAADRDPKVFECPYCYRVFSSGQALGGHKRSHFSTTTPARPAPLPPPPPPPHYPFAVNDGFIDLNLPAQLEEEAELSALSVATEFASK
- the LOC135622961 gene encoding RGS1-HXK1-interacting protein 1-like, with protein sequence MAAIADSGSGSDTAIARSPAKGAGGLAGETRWVEDALRGAEDLKQTVTAAAESAFQAAGSSAEDLKRSVTAAADSAFQSVGSVLSRIVSDSSESLEEAKVKIAWAKDHYAAAEEVALAKMKDGIVDAALHPALSCGIAAGLGLVLLKGPRRFLIRNTRRIFVSEESMLSSAQVKVKELQQSVNLVTNESKKLEDRATRAVEDMKRGQKRLIEEGHQIQNQLNFAAGIERQIMSLKGRLNELPKADASRYQSQVSTISSQIKQEKKALNGALSRIINHGIPM